A single genomic interval of Parachlamydia acanthamoebae harbors:
- a CDS encoding ATP-binding protein, whose product MMKKRPSFELLLKRVQEPRRFIQSLIGPRQVGKTTLARQVADGLRIPSRYITADLATLQDVSWLRQQWDVARELAKSEGKALLIVDEIQKIPHWSDMVKLLWDQDTASGIDLSVMVLGSSPWLMQKGLSESLAGRFETIPITHWSFKEMHEIFGWSLERYLYFGGYPGAAPLADEKNPERWTNYITESIIETTISRDILLMSQVNKPALLRRLFQLGCHYSGQILSYNKMLGELQDAGNSTTLAHYLDLLNGAGLLTGLQKFANQNVRRKGSSPKFAVYNNALMSAQSGKNFFEAMSDKVFLGRLVESAVGAHLLNSIRGTQIELFYWREGDKEVDFVLQLGDKLIAIEVKSNQESIQNSGIDSFVKQFNPDRILLVGDQGIPLKSFLSTAPSSLFE is encoded by the coding sequence ATGATGAAAAAAAGACCTTCCTTTGAGTTGCTATTGAAAAGGGTTCAAGAGCCTCGTCGCTTTATCCAGTCTCTTATAGGTCCTCGGCAGGTTGGAAAAACAACGTTAGCGCGTCAAGTGGCAGACGGATTGAGAATACCAAGCCGATATATCACAGCCGACCTTGCTACACTTCAAGATGTCTCTTGGTTAAGACAGCAATGGGATGTTGCCAGGGAACTAGCAAAATCTGAAGGAAAAGCCCTCCTAATTGTAGATGAAATTCAGAAGATTCCTCATTGGTCAGATATGGTCAAACTTCTTTGGGATCAAGATACTGCTTCTGGGATTGATCTGTCTGTAATGGTTCTTGGTTCTTCGCCTTGGCTAATGCAAAAAGGATTGTCTGAAAGCCTTGCTGGTAGATTTGAGACTATCCCTATTACCCATTGGTCCTTTAAAGAAATGCATGAAATCTTTGGATGGTCTTTAGAACGTTATCTTTATTTTGGTGGCTATCCTGGAGCGGCTCCTCTTGCCGATGAAAAAAATCCAGAGCGTTGGACTAACTACATTACCGAATCTATTATAGAAACAACGATTTCTCGCGATATTTTATTGATGAGCCAAGTAAATAAGCCAGCTTTATTGAGAAGGCTTTTTCAGTTGGGATGCCATTACTCAGGGCAAATTCTTTCATATAATAAAATGCTTGGCGAATTGCAAGATGCTGGTAATTCGACTACTTTGGCGCACTATTTAGATTTACTTAATGGTGCTGGGCTTCTTACTGGATTACAGAAATTTGCGAATCAGAATGTAAGAAGAAAAGGATCTAGCCCTAAATTTGCCGTTTACAATAACGCTCTTATGAGCGCGCAATCTGGGAAAAACTTTTTTGAAGCTATGTCGGATAAAGTCTTTTTAGGCAGGCTTGTCGAATCGGCTGTAGGGGCGCACTTGCTTAATAGCATTCGAGGAACACAAATAGAACTTTTCTATTGGAGAGAAGGAGATAAAGAGGTCGATTTTGTCCTTCAATTAGGGGACAAGCTCATTGCCATAGAGGTTAAGAGTAATCAAGAGTCTATCCAAAACTCGGGAATAGATTCTTTTGTAAAACAATTTAATCCAGATAGAATTTTGTTGGTCGGAGATCAAGGAATCCCACTAAAGTCATTTTTATCAACAGCTCCAAGTTCCTTATTTGAATAG